A part of Gadus morhua chromosome 17, gadMor3.0, whole genome shotgun sequence genomic DNA contains:
- the LOC115529663 gene encoding phosphatidylcholine:ceramide cholinephosphotransferase 2, whose product MAASELIQDTDDTPNNLEVTLITVDPPPPLPMTHLVANGNLSSSSPLSGVPRGPSGARRPGDHKSASLEDSRSRLIGCLHSGLKRHRDYVKIAVPQERANRLPREWWKTGVAFLYALFNLLFTTVIITFVHERVPDKSVSPPLPDKFFDYMDRVPWAFTVTEVNGLMLVGLFFIQWLFLKHKSIVARRCFFLIGTLYMYRCVTMYITTLPVPGKHMVCAPKLYNDSTGKIWRVLQLISGGGLSLTGSDLMCGDFLYSGHTVMLTLAYLFIAEYSPRRLWWYRWLCWLLSASGVVCILVGHEHYSVDVVVGYFVTTRVFWTYHTMANTHALRRAPNNLLARTWWNPVFNFLERNVQEPVPVVFSWPITLPSSCTQRYRSVDTSARDE is encoded by the exons ATGGCCGCTTCGGAGCTGATCCAGGACACGGATGACACGCCGAACAACTTGGAGGTCACCTTGATCACAGTggaccccccacctccccttcctATGACTCACCTGGTCGCCAACGGcaacctctcctcttcctcgcccttGTCGGGGGTGCCGCGCGGGCCGAGTGGCGCGCGTCGCCCCGGCGACCACAAGTCCGCCAGCCTGGAGGACTCGCGGAGCCGCCTGATTGGCTGCCTGCACAGCGGCCTGAAGCGTCACCGTGACTACGTGAAGATCGCGGTGCCCCAGGAGCGCGCCAACCGGCTGCCGCGGGAGTGGTGGAAGACGGGCGTGGCCTTCCTCTACGCCCTCTTCAACCTGCTCTTCACCACCGTCATCATCACCTTCGTCCACGAGCGGGTGCCCGACAAGTCGGTGAGCCCCCCGCTGCCCGACAAGTTCTTCGACTACATGGACCGCGTGCCATGGGCCTTCACGGTGACCGAGGTCAACGGGCTGATGCTGGTCGGACTGTTCTTCATACAGTGGCTCTTCCTCAAGCACAA gtcTATCGTAGCGCGGCGGTGTTTCTTCCTCATTGGGACTCTGTACATGTACCGCTGTGTGACCATGTACATCACCACCCTGCCCGTCCCGGGCAAGCACATGGTCTGTGCTCCCAAG CTTTACAACGACTCTACAGGGAAGATCTGGAGGGTTCTTCAACTGATCTCTGGTGGAG GTCTGTCTCTGACCGGCTCCGACCTCATGTGTGGGGACTTCCTGTACAGTGGACACACCGTTATGCTGACCCTGGCTTACCTCTTCATCGCTGAGT attcCCCTCGGCGGCTGTGGTGGTACCGCTGGCTCTGCTGGTTGCTAAGCGCCTCGGGGGTGGTCTGCATCCTGGTGGGCCACGAGCACTACAGCGTCGACGTGGTAGTGGGGTACTTCGTCACCACCCGGGTCTTCTGGACCTACCACACCATGGCcaacacacac GCACTGCGGCGGGCGCCCAACAACCTGCTGGCCAGGACCTGGTGGAACCCCGTGTTCAACTTCCTGGAGCGCAACGTCCAGGAA
- the LOC115529666 gene encoding GTPase IMAP family member GIMD1, which yields MLMAEPDSASDKKPANKTKEIGERHGGFYDNLFSNHMFQARPISDGSEVLSLNVLLLGNRQSGRSSVGNALIGGEEFETRCWASDVPGTTDCRSRTFRRFFRRKGAETDLRLVVTDSPPLPRPSQRRPAACTWVPESVHVLLLVVRADLPGEDAQIARFAESLGGPGWCHHAVLVLTHADCLKAAGLTHASYLSQAPHWLRTLADMAGGGAIYMDNSSDWPVTSGAPLRERVLNLSAHNHHSVLMTTRLKT from the exons ATGTTGATGGCTGAGCCAGACTCCGCCTCTGATAAGAAGCCTGCCAATAAAACCAAGGAGATTGGGGAGCGCCATGGTGGCTtctatgacaacttgttcagcAACCACATGTTTCAAGCTCGTCCAATCAGCGACGGCTCTGAGGTGCTGTCCTTGAATGTGCTACTGCTTGGCAACAGGCAGAGTGGGAGGAGCTCTGTGGgaaatgccctgattg GGGGAGAGGAGTTTGAAACTCGATGCTGGGCTTCCGACGTCCCCGGGACAACTGACTGCAGGTCCAGAACCTTCCGGAGGTTCTTCAGAAGGAAGGGGGCGGAGACTGACCTCCGACTGGTGGTGACGGACAGCCCTCCCCTGCCGCGCCCCTCCCAGCGCAGACCCGCAGCGTGCACGTGGGTCCCTGAGAGTGTGCACGTGCTGCTGCTTGTGGTGAGGGCCGACCTTCCTGGTGAGGACGCACAGATAGCCCGCTTTGCAGAG tCCCTGGGGGGTCCAGGGTGGTGTCACCATGCTGTGTTAGTTCTTACACATGCTGACTGTCTGAAGGCGGCGGGTTTAACTCACGCAAGCTACCTCAGCCAGGCACCTCATTGGCTAAGAACTCTGGCCGACATGGCGGGAGGTGGGGCCATATACATGGACAACAGCAGTGATTGGCCGGTGACCAGCGGAGCTCCATTGAGGGAAAGAGTGTTGAACCTATCAGCTCACAACCATCACTCTGTCCTGATGACAACCAGACTAAAGACCTGA
- the LOC115529665 gene encoding dickkopf-related protein 2: protein MRAVWALFSLVLVTRWTDGEARVKLNSIRTIILRETHALPVNRTTSPVTGADFAKLYQCISDLECNEGSYCHAPSKRFFYSRCKACRQRKRRCQRDGMCCPGHRCSNNMCVLDSFLAQSIQDEELIPEKRPWKTRGAVSKLPSVRGQVGDMCLRSTDCSLGLCCARHFWNRMCKPVLQEGQVCTRQRRKVQHLEIFQRCQCGAELSCRTVRQESPPATSSTSSSSSSSSASALSLLSASSSSSSSSHARHASPHTSLLSSSSSSSPSSASSSAVKTRLHICQRN from the exons ATGAGGGCCGTTTGGGCTCTATTCTCCCTCGTGCTTGTGACGAGATGGACCGACGGAGAGGCGCGTGTCAAGCTCAACTCCATCAGAACCATAATCTTACGGGAGACCCACGCGCTGCCAGTGAACCGGACCACAAGCCCCGTGACTGGCGCAGACTTTGCAAAG CTCTACCAGTGCATCAGTGACCTGGAGTGTAATGAGGGCAGCTACTGCCACGCGCCATCAAAGCGGTTCTTCTACTCCCGCTGCAAGGCCTGCCGCCAGAGGAAGAGACGTTGCCAAAGGGACGGAATGTGTTGTCCCGGCCATCGCTGTAGCAACA acaTGTGTGTTCTGGATAGCTTCCTGGCCCAGAGCATCCAAGATGAGGAGCTGATTCCAGAGAAGAGACCATGGAAGACGAGAGGAGCTGTCTCCAAGCTTCCCTCTGTCCGAG gccaGGTAGGAGACATGTGCCTGCGCTCCACGGACTGCTCCCTTGGCCTGTGCTGCGCCCGACACTTCTGGAACCGCATGTGTAAGCCCGTGCTGCAGGAGGGCCAGGTGTGCACGCGGCAGCGCCGGAAGGTTCAGCACCTGGAGATCTTCCAGCGCTGCCAGTGCGGGGCGGAGCTGAGCTGCAGGACCGTGCGGCAGGAATCCCCCCCGGCCACTTCCTCtacctcgtcgtcatcgtcctcttcATCCGCATCCGCTTTGTCATTATTATCAgcgtcatcttcctcttcctcttcctcccatgcCCGCCACGCCTCCCCCCACACATCTCTCCTGTCCAGCTCTTCATCGTCCTCACCGTCATCAGCATCATCCTCGGCTGTGAAGACCAGACTTCACATATGTCAgagaaactga
- the LOC115529664 gene encoding aminoacyl tRNA synthase complex-interacting multifunctional protein 1, with product MADSGDIFKPSFAAMLHKLDPDDSEQILDYFKTNVLLIREKALLQASVREEKKLLVENARLKNDIADLRVQLQEKNKRKIAKALFAPVPPTAKPALSLPVRQSDSASPASALEERAERPWRRRRGERRARPKSDTLSLGEEPRVDVSRLDIRIGRVLSIRRHPLAETLSVQVVELGEPAPRTVVSKLNQKQDVEELCGNLVVVLCNVRPCKLKGVVSQARLLCCSTSDDNIEMLAPPPGSIPGDRVTFNNYPGEPDRELVSKDRVWEILQPDLQTDGRGVASYKGAWFEVKGKGLCRIPTLTNCSIH from the exons ATGGCTGACAGTGGAGACATCTTTAAACCAAG CTTTGCAGCCATGCTCCACAAGCTGGACCCGGATGACAGTGAGCAGATCCTGGACTACTTTAAGACCAACGTCCTGCTGATCAGGGAGAAAGCCC ttctTCAGGCTTCAGTGCGCGAGGAGAAGAAGTTGTTGGTGGAGAACGCTAGACTGAAGAATGACATCGCCGACCTTAGAGTCCAGCTGCAGGAGAAGAACAAGAGGAAGATAG ccaaGGCTCTGTTCGCCCCGGTCCCGCCCACTGCTAAGCCCGCCCTGAGCCTGCCTGTCCGCCAGTCAGACTCCGCGTCTCCTGCCTCTGCCTTGGAGGAGCGAGCGGAGAGAccttggagaaggaggagaggagagaggcgag CCCGACCAAAGTCAGACACTCTGTctctgggggaggagccacgggtGGATGTTTCTCGTCTTGACATCCGGATTGGTCGGGTCCTCAGCATCCGGAGACACCCATTGGCCGAGACTCTGTCCGTCCAGGTGGTGGAGCTCGGAGAGCCCGCCCCTCGCACTGTGGTCAGCAAACTGAACCAGAAGCAAGACGTAGAGGag CTCTGTGGTAATCTGGTTGTGGTGCTGTGTAACGTGAGACCCTGTAAACTGAAAGGCGTGGTCTCGCAGGCCCGCCTGCTCTGTTGCTCCACCTCCGACGACAACATAGAGAtgttagccccgccccctggctcCATCCCTGGCGACAGAGTCACGTTTAACAACTACCCTG gtgaacCAGACAGAGAGCTGGTTTCTAAGGACCGTGTCTGGGAGATTCTTCAGCCAGACCTGCAGACTGATGGGAGGGGCGTGGCTAGCTACAAGGGGGCGTGGTTTGAGGTGAAGGGGAAGGGCTTGTGTCGAATCCCTACTCTAACAAACTGTTCCATCCACTAG
- the LOC115529315 gene encoding tetratricopeptide repeat protein 39B — translation MAHVGNGAAGEDEECFEDAFERIPVAGQMDLRTAIQETQCALNLVLNNKFNEALELLKPWYRDSMYHALGYSSILVMKAAMTFEHQDIQVAMATIKDALNTCQKFRKRSSVVGSLSKLVSMQSHGGAPEEEIHAELCYAECLLQKATLTFVQDENMISFIKGGIKIRTSYQIYKECQNMLNANQDQAASSDSFTQFEGGVKLGIGSFNLMLSLLPQRILRLLEFIGFSGNRNFGLSQLMEGSANHSLRSILSALTLLFYHTYVSLILGTGEGDLVEAEALLEPYQQKYPKGSIILFYTARISALRGDFEQAQSRYEECLAAQNEWLQIHHLCYWELMWCHSYRQQWQQAYTYADLLCKESRWSKAIYVYQKAAILSMMTAEEVKQTGEDLVQLFRKVEGLKQRLAGKSIPTEKFAIRKSRRYNAAEPVSLVLPALEMMYVWNGFSIVGKRPDCTEALLVTIETAEAHLKNNPSPSEYHPDDCCLLQMLKGLCLKHLGRLLQAELCFTQVLSSERQIRYDHYLVPFSLYELGLLYKQQGDIAKATSYIENAKSNYKDYSMESRLHFRIHAALNSLRGTPVSTP, via the exons ATGGCACACGTAGGCAACGGAGCGGCTGGAGAGGACGag GAGTGCTTTGAAGATGCCTTTGAGCGAATACCCGT GGCCGGTCAAATGGACTTGCGTACAGCCATACAGGAGACACAGTGTGCTCTCAATCTGGTCCTCAACAACAAGTTTAATGAAGCCCTGGAGCTGCTGAAACCATG GTACAGAGACAGTATGTACCACGCTCTGGGCTACAGCAGCATCCTAGTGATGAAAGCTGCGATGACTTTTGAACATCAGGACATCCaggtcgccatggcaaccatcAAGGACGCCCTCAACACCTGCCAGAA GTTCAGGAAGAGAAGCTCAGTTGTTGGTTCTCTGTCAAAGCTGGTCAGCATGCAGTCCCATGGAGGAGCTCCtgaag AGGAGATCCACGCTGAACTCTGCTACGCTGAGTGTCTACTCCAGAAGGCTACGCTAACGTTTGTGcag gaTGAAAATATGATCAGTTTTATTAAAGGAGGAATAAAGATCAGGACCAGCTATCAGATCTACAA GGAATGTCAGAACATGCTAAATGCCAATCAGGACCAGGCAGCCAGCTCTGATTCGTTCACACAGTTTGAGGGCGGGGTCAAACTCGGCATAGGATCTTTCAATTTG ATGCTTTCCCTCCTGCCACAAAGGATTCTCCGATTGTTGGAGTTCATAGGATTCTCAGGGAATAGG AACTTTGGTCTGAGTCAGCTGATGGAgggctcagccaatcacagcctgcGTTCCATCCTCAGTGCTCTGACGCTCCTCTTCTACCACACCTACGTCTCTCTGATCCTGG GAACAGGTGAGGGGGACCTGGTCGAGGCGGAGGCCCTGCTTGAACCCTACCAGCAGAAATACCCTAAG gGTTCCATCATCCTCTTCTACACTGCTCGTATCTCCGCTCTCAGAGGAGACTTTGaacag gcccaGAGCCGGTACGAGGAGTGCCTGGCAGCGCAGAACGAGTGGCTGCAGATCCACCACCTGTGCTACTGGGAGTTGATGTGGTGCCACTCGTACCGGCAGCAGTGGCAGCAGGCCTACACCTACGCTGACCTGCTGTGTAAGGAGAGCCGCTGGTCCAAG GCTATCTATGTGTATCAGAAAGCAGCCATCCTGAGCATGATGACAGCGGAGGAGGTGAAGCAGACTGGAGAGGACCTGGTTCAGCTCTTCAG gaaggTGGAGGGTCTGAAGCAGAGGCTGGCAGGGAAGTCCATCCCCACAGAGAAGTTTGCCATCAGGAAGTCAAGACGCTACAACGCTGCTGAGCCGGTTAGCCTGGTGCTACCTgccctg GAGATGATGTATGTATGGAACGGGTTCTCCATCGTGGGGAAGAGGCCTGACTGTACCGAAGCCCTCCTTGTTACCATAGAGACGGCCGAGGCACACCTTAAAAACAACCCTA GTCCATCAGAGTACCACCCAGATGACTGCTGTTTGCTCCAGATGTTGAAAGGCCTCTGTCTCAAACATCTGGGGCGTCTGCTGCAAGCTGAACTCTGCTTTACGCAAGTCCTGtctag cGAGAGGCAGATTCGGTATGACCACTACCTGGTTCCGTTCAGCCTCTATGAACTGGGTCTGCTCTACAAACAGCAGGGAGACATTGCCAAAGCAACATCTTACATCGAGAATGCCAA GAGCAACTATAAGGACTACTCCATGGAGTCCCGTCTGCACTTCAGGATCCATGCGGCCCTCAACAGCCTCAGAGGAACCCCTGTCAGCACACCTTAA